One Rossellomorea aquimaris DNA window includes the following coding sequences:
- a CDS encoding STAS domain-containing protein, which translates to MHRNQELHTFLLSKARQLTEDWYNSLDKSTTNGVYSSSDPKVIETLKNQNFEFHGILCNVFAEDKETFNKKIDEWVLTIAEDKEHLETPNHYILREFMRVRHQYLEFLKEYAETHMEEKIFEQFTRWNQVIIEAFDRVMLRFVELQTEVVEQQIQSQQEVINELSSPVISLNGHTALLPLVGNIDPTRAELILENALEQCVNKEVSQLFIDLSGVVLIDTMVAHQIFQLIDALQLIGVKPILSGLRPEIAQTAVQLGLNFDNLTITSTLSQALTIKNNEVE; encoded by the coding sequence ATGCATAGAAATCAGGAACTACATACATTTTTATTAAGTAAGGCTCGTCAATTAACGGAAGATTGGTATAACTCCCTGGATAAAAGCACAACAAACGGTGTTTATTCTTCCTCAGATCCCAAGGTGATTGAAACTTTAAAAAATCAAAACTTTGAGTTTCACGGCATTCTTTGCAATGTGTTTGCAGAGGATAAAGAAACGTTTAACAAGAAGATCGATGAATGGGTCTTGACCATTGCAGAGGATAAGGAACATTTAGAAACCCCAAATCACTATATTCTTAGAGAATTCATGAGGGTTAGACATCAATACCTGGAATTCTTGAAAGAATATGCCGAAACTCATATGGAAGAAAAAATCTTCGAACAATTTACCCGTTGGAATCAGGTTATTATTGAAGCATTTGATCGGGTTATGTTGCGTTTTGTTGAGCTGCAAACGGAAGTAGTGGAGCAGCAGATCCAATCCCAGCAGGAAGTGATCAATGAATTAAGTTCACCTGTCATATCCTTGAATGGACATACAGCGTTATTACCCCTTGTAGGTAATATCGATCCTACACGTGCGGAATTAATCTTAGAGAATGCTTTGGAACAATGTGTTAATAAGGAAGTTTCTCAATTGTTCATCGACTTATCAGGAGTTGTATTAATAGATACGATGGTAGCCCATCAAATCTTTCAGCTAATTGATGCACTTCAGTTGATCGGTGTTAAGCCGATTCTATCTGGGTTACGCCCTGAAATCGCACAAACAGCTGTTCAGCTGGGATTGAATTTTGACAACCTGACGATTACTTCTACCCTGTCACAAGCCCTGACTATCAAAAATAATGAAGTCGAATAA